In Salmo trutta chromosome 28, fSalTru1.1, whole genome shotgun sequence, one DNA window encodes the following:
- the LOC115165984 gene encoding transcription initiation factor TFIID subunit 13 produces MAEEEDEAGFDEDLDDGAGGADGNHGKRKRLFSKELRCMMYGFGDDQNPYTESVDILEDLVIEFVTEMTHKAMSIGRQGRVQVEDIVFLIRKDPRKFARVKDLLTMNEELKRARKAFDEANYGS; encoded by the coding sequence ATGGCGGAGGAGGAAGACGAAGCTGGTTTTGACGAGGATTTGGATGACGGGGCGGGTGGAGCCGATGGGAACCACGGCAAAAGGAAAAGGCTGTTCTCTAAAGAACTTCGGTGTATGATGTATGGATTTGGAGATGACCAGAATCCCTACACCGAGTCAGTGGACATCCTGGAGGACCTTGTGATCGAGTTCGTCACGGAGATGACACACAAAGCCATGTCCATCGGACGCCAGGGCCGTGTCCAGGTGGAGGACATTGTTTTTCTTATCCGGAAAGATCCAAGGAAGTTTGCCAGAGTGAAAGATCTCTTGACGATGAACGAGGAGCTGAAGAGAGCCCGCAAGGCCTTTGATGAAGCGAACTATGGCTCTTAG
- the LOC115165983 gene encoding troponin C, skeletal muscle → MTDAQQEARSFLSEEMLNEFKAAFDMFDTDGGGDISTKELGQVMRMLGQNPTRQELDEIIEEVDEDGSGTIDFEEFLVMMVRLLKEDQAGKSEEELAECFRVFDKNADGYIDREEFAIIIRSTGEQISEEEIDELLKDGDKNADGMLDFDEFLKMMENVQ, encoded by the exons ATG ACTGATGCACAACAGGAGGCCCGCTCATTCTTGAGCGAGGAAATGCTTAACG AATTCAAGGCTGCCTTCGACATGTTCGACACCGACGGTGGCGGTGATATCAGTACCAAGGAGTTGGGTCAGGTCATGAGGATGTTGGGCCAGAACCCGACAAGACAGGAGTTGGATGAAATCATTGAGGAGGTCGATGAGGATG GCAGCGGCACCATCGACTTCGAGGAGTTCTTGGTCATGATGGTGAGGCTCTTAAAGGAGGACCAGGCCGGAAAGTCTGAGGAAGAGTTGGCGGAATGTTTCCGTGTGTTCGACAA GAATGCCGACGGCTACATCGACAGAGAAGAGTTCGCCATCATCATCCGCAGCACGGGCGAGCAAATCTCAGAGGAGGAGATTGATGAGCTGCTGAAGGATGGAGACAAGAACGCTGATGGCATGCTGGACTTTGATG AATTCCTCAAAATGATGGAAAACGTGCAGTAA